One window of the Pieris brassicae chromosome 2, ilPieBrab1.1, whole genome shotgun sequence genome contains the following:
- the LOC123718316 gene encoding serine/threonine-protein kinase tousled-like 2 isoform X1, producing MHFKESFAMSDRQNERGRRNSRCKGAGVKMEHFQAALDPRKQELLEARFLGAKVSAGAVLVESQRVTEFKPMSAGSQIQMAPQTTVNTGQPVHNNQDSNMSTGSSHSDKEVDALTPEKSAAMRGSATVPGSALVPPSGATPTIAMPERKRKRKGEEGVGGGGGGGKQRNNSDKNIREYFSKHPSSSPVRHTGAKSPSPQSANYPMYPPSPSSISSILAPGADYLRSASQQRPHPSVKQIQTEMTCQRIQELETQASSDLELRNNKIDELTRTNEELQLQVQAQNKAIDQHKSHINKCIEVVKKLLNEKSTIEKKEARQRCMQNRLRLGQFVTQRVGATFQENWTDGYAFQELTRRQEEITAEKEEIDRQKKLLMKKRPSNSEGRGKRTSSVAAPTTPQPLHNGTDPPTFLKPDPLPSLTWQEYYEADEILKLRQSALKKEDADLQLEMEKLERERNLHIRELKRIHNEDQSRFSQHPVLSDRYLLLMLLGKGGFSEVHKAFDLREQRYTACKVHQLNKDWKEDKKANYIKHALREYNIHKALDHPRIVKLYDVFEIDGNSFCTVLEYCNGHDLDFYLKQHKTIPEREARSIVMQVVSALKYLNEIKPPVIHYDLKPGNILLTEGNVCGEIKITDFGLSKVMDEENYNPDHGMDLTSQGAGTYWYLPPECFVVGKNPPKISSKVDVWSVGVIFYQCLYGKKPFGHNQSQATILEENTILKATEVQFANKPTVSNEAKSFIRACLAYRKEERIDVFGLARHEYLQPPMPKPRGAPGNTHAHQPAFPPSMYASSSS from the exons ATGTCAGCTGGCTCACAAATTCAAATGGCACCTCAAACTACTGTCAACACGGGCCAGCCAGTACATAATAATCAGGACTCCAATATGAGCACAG GATCTTCTCATAGTGATAAAGAAGTAGATGCATTAACTCCTGAAAAGTCAGCTGCTATGAGAGGTTCTGCGACTGTACCAGGCAGTGCTTTAGTGCCACCGAGTGGAGCTACACCTACTATAGCAATGCCAGAAAGGAAAAGAAAGCGAAAAG GTGAAGAAGGTGTTGGCGGGGGTGGGGGTGGTGGTAAGCAAAGAAACAATTCGGATAAGAACATTCGTGAATATTTCTCGAAACACCCATCGTCCAGTCCGGTCCGGCACACCGGGGCGAAGTCACCGTCGCCGCAAAGCGCCAATTATCCTATG TACCCACCGTCACCATCATCAATATCATCAATATTGGCTCCGGGAGCTGATTACTTACGTTCCGCCTCGCAACAGCGACCTCACCCTTCTGTTAAACAG aTTCAGACAGAAATGACATGTCAGAGGATACAAGAGTTAGAAACTCAGGCTTCGTCTGACTTAGAgctaagaaataataaaatagatgaaTTAACAAGGACTAATGAAGAGTTGCAACTTCAAGTTCAAGCGCAGAATAAG GCTATCGATCAACATAAAtcacatattaataaatgtatagaggttgtaaaaaagttattaaatgaGAAAAGTACTATAGAAAAGAAAGAGGCTCGGCAGAGATGTATGCAAAACAGATTAAGGCTGGGACAATTTGTGACTCAGCGAGTTGGTGCTACTTTCCAAGAGAACTGGACTGATGGATATGCATTTCAAGAATTAACAAG GCGGCAAGAGGAGATAACGGCTGAGAAGGAGGAGATCGATCGGCAGAAGAAGCTACTGATGAAGAAGCGGCCGTCCAACAGCGAAGGCAGAGGCAAACGCACGTCCAGCGTAGCCGCGCCCACGACCCCCCAGCCCCTGCACAACGGCACCGACCCGCCCACCTTCCTCAAGCCCGACCCTCTACCCAGTCTCACCTGGCAGGAGTACTACGAGGCCGACGAGATCCTGAAG CTACGACAAAGCGCGTTGAAAAAGGAAGATGCTGATTTGCAGCTCGAAATGGAAAAATTGGAGAGGGAAAGAAATCTTCACATCAGAGAATTGAAGAGAATACACAATGAAGATCAGAGTAGATTCTCGCAACATCCAGTGCTGTCTGACAG ATATCTGCTGCTAATGCTGTTGGGCAAGGGTGGTTTTAGTGAGGTCCACAAGGCCTTTGACCTTAGAGAACAGCGCTACACTGCTTGCAAGGTTCACCAGCTCAACAAGGATTGGAAAGAAGACAAGAAGGCCAACTATATCAA ACACGCACTCCGGGAGTACAACATTCACAAGGCCCTTGACCACCCTCGGATCGTGAAGTTGTATGATGTTTTCGAAATTGACGGAAATTCATTTTGTACAGTGCTCGAATATTGCAATGGCCATGATCTTGACTTTTATCTTAAGCAg CATAAGACAATACCGGAACGAGAAGCCAGATCAATAGTGATGCAAGTGGTGTCtgcattaaaatatctaaatgaGATAAAGCCTCCGGTGATACATTATGACCTCAAACCGGGAAATATCTTACTCACCGAGGGAAATGTCTGTGGAGAGATCAAAATCACTGACTTTGGCCTCTCAAAAGTGATGGATGAGGAGAACTATAATCCTGACCATGGAATGGATCTCACCAGCCAAGGGGCTGGTACCTATTG gtATCTTCCCCCCGAGTGCTTCGTGGTCGGCAAGAATCCGCCAAAGATAAGTAGCAAGGTAGACGTGTGGAGCGTGGGTGTAATCTTCTACCAATGCCTCTATGGGAAGAAGCCGTTTGGACACAACCAAAGCCAGGCGACTATCCTCGAGGAGAACACCATCCTAAAGGCAACGGAGGTGCAGTTTGCCAATAAACCCACTGTCAGTAACGAGGCTAAG AGTTTCATCCGCGCCTGCCTGGCCTACCGCAAAGAGGAGCGCATCGACGTGTTCGGGCTGGCGCGGCACGAGTACCTCCAGCCGCCCATGCCCAAGCCCCGGGGCGCCCCCGGCAACACCCACGCCCACCAACCGGCCTTCCCGCCCTCCATGTACGCCAGCTCCTCTTCCTAG
- the LOC123718316 gene encoding serine/threonine-protein kinase tousled-like 2 isoform X3, which translates to MHFKESFAMSDRQNERGRRNSRCKGAGVKMEHFQAALDPRKQELLEARFLGAKMSAGSQIQMAPQTTVNTGQPVHNNQDSNMSTGSSHSDKEVDALTPEKSAAMRGSATVPGSALVPPSGATPTIAMPERKRKRKGEEGVGGGGGGGKQRNNSDKNIREYFSKHPSSSPVRHTGAKSPSPQSANYPMYPPSPSSISSILAPGADYLRSASQQRPHPSVKQIQTEMTCQRIQELETQASSDLELRNNKIDELTRTNEELQLQVQAQNKAIDQHKSHINKCIEVVKKLLNEKSTIEKKEARQRCMQNRLRLGQFVTQRVGATFQENWTDGYAFQELTRRQEEITAEKEEIDRQKKLLMKKRPSNSEGRGKRTSSVAAPTTPQPLHNGTDPPTFLKPDPLPSLTWQEYYEADEILKLRQSALKKEDADLQLEMEKLERERNLHIRELKRIHNEDQSRFSQHPVLSDRYLLLMLLGKGGFSEVHKAFDLREQRYTACKVHQLNKDWKEDKKANYIKHALREYNIHKALDHPRIVKLYDVFEIDGNSFCTVLEYCNGHDLDFYLKQHKTIPEREARSIVMQVVSALKYLNEIKPPVIHYDLKPGNILLTEGNVCGEIKITDFGLSKVMDEENYNPDHGMDLTSQGAGTYWYLPPECFVVGKNPPKISSKVDVWSVGVIFYQCLYGKKPFGHNQSQATILEENTILKATEVQFANKPTVSNEAKSFIRACLAYRKEERIDVFGLARHEYLQPPMPKPRGAPGNTHAHQPAFPPSMYASSSS; encoded by the exons ATGTCAGCTGGCTCACAAATTCAAATGGCACCTCAAACTACTGTCAACACGGGCCAGCCAGTACATAATAATCAGGACTCCAATATGAGCACAG GATCTTCTCATAGTGATAAAGAAGTAGATGCATTAACTCCTGAAAAGTCAGCTGCTATGAGAGGTTCTGCGACTGTACCAGGCAGTGCTTTAGTGCCACCGAGTGGAGCTACACCTACTATAGCAATGCCAGAAAGGAAAAGAAAGCGAAAAG GTGAAGAAGGTGTTGGCGGGGGTGGGGGTGGTGGTAAGCAAAGAAACAATTCGGATAAGAACATTCGTGAATATTTCTCGAAACACCCATCGTCCAGTCCGGTCCGGCACACCGGGGCGAAGTCACCGTCGCCGCAAAGCGCCAATTATCCTATG TACCCACCGTCACCATCATCAATATCATCAATATTGGCTCCGGGAGCTGATTACTTACGTTCCGCCTCGCAACAGCGACCTCACCCTTCTGTTAAACAG aTTCAGACAGAAATGACATGTCAGAGGATACAAGAGTTAGAAACTCAGGCTTCGTCTGACTTAGAgctaagaaataataaaatagatgaaTTAACAAGGACTAATGAAGAGTTGCAACTTCAAGTTCAAGCGCAGAATAAG GCTATCGATCAACATAAAtcacatattaataaatgtatagaggttgtaaaaaagttattaaatgaGAAAAGTACTATAGAAAAGAAAGAGGCTCGGCAGAGATGTATGCAAAACAGATTAAGGCTGGGACAATTTGTGACTCAGCGAGTTGGTGCTACTTTCCAAGAGAACTGGACTGATGGATATGCATTTCAAGAATTAACAAG GCGGCAAGAGGAGATAACGGCTGAGAAGGAGGAGATCGATCGGCAGAAGAAGCTACTGATGAAGAAGCGGCCGTCCAACAGCGAAGGCAGAGGCAAACGCACGTCCAGCGTAGCCGCGCCCACGACCCCCCAGCCCCTGCACAACGGCACCGACCCGCCCACCTTCCTCAAGCCCGACCCTCTACCCAGTCTCACCTGGCAGGAGTACTACGAGGCCGACGAGATCCTGAAG CTACGACAAAGCGCGTTGAAAAAGGAAGATGCTGATTTGCAGCTCGAAATGGAAAAATTGGAGAGGGAAAGAAATCTTCACATCAGAGAATTGAAGAGAATACACAATGAAGATCAGAGTAGATTCTCGCAACATCCAGTGCTGTCTGACAG ATATCTGCTGCTAATGCTGTTGGGCAAGGGTGGTTTTAGTGAGGTCCACAAGGCCTTTGACCTTAGAGAACAGCGCTACACTGCTTGCAAGGTTCACCAGCTCAACAAGGATTGGAAAGAAGACAAGAAGGCCAACTATATCAA ACACGCACTCCGGGAGTACAACATTCACAAGGCCCTTGACCACCCTCGGATCGTGAAGTTGTATGATGTTTTCGAAATTGACGGAAATTCATTTTGTACAGTGCTCGAATATTGCAATGGCCATGATCTTGACTTTTATCTTAAGCAg CATAAGACAATACCGGAACGAGAAGCCAGATCAATAGTGATGCAAGTGGTGTCtgcattaaaatatctaaatgaGATAAAGCCTCCGGTGATACATTATGACCTCAAACCGGGAAATATCTTACTCACCGAGGGAAATGTCTGTGGAGAGATCAAAATCACTGACTTTGGCCTCTCAAAAGTGATGGATGAGGAGAACTATAATCCTGACCATGGAATGGATCTCACCAGCCAAGGGGCTGGTACCTATTG gtATCTTCCCCCCGAGTGCTTCGTGGTCGGCAAGAATCCGCCAAAGATAAGTAGCAAGGTAGACGTGTGGAGCGTGGGTGTAATCTTCTACCAATGCCTCTATGGGAAGAAGCCGTTTGGACACAACCAAAGCCAGGCGACTATCCTCGAGGAGAACACCATCCTAAAGGCAACGGAGGTGCAGTTTGCCAATAAACCCACTGTCAGTAACGAGGCTAAG AGTTTCATCCGCGCCTGCCTGGCCTACCGCAAAGAGGAGCGCATCGACGTGTTCGGGCTGGCGCGGCACGAGTACCTCCAGCCGCCCATGCCCAAGCCCCGGGGCGCCCCCGGCAACACCCACGCCCACCAACCGGCCTTCCCGCCCTCCATGTACGCCAGCTCCTCTTCCTAG
- the LOC123718316 gene encoding serine/threonine-protein kinase tousled-like 2 isoform X8, translated as MMHDHKNGSNFIKIGHTNAFFKRSSHSDKEVDALTPEKSAAMRGSATVPGSALVPPSGATPTIAMPERKRKRKGEEGVGGGGGGGKQRNNSDKNIREYFSKHPSSSPVRHTGAKSPSPQSANYPMYPPSPSSISSILAPGADYLRSASQQRPHPSVKQIQTEMTCQRIQELETQASSDLELRNNKIDELTRTNEELQLQVQAQNKAIDQHKSHINKCIEVVKKLLNEKSTIEKKEARQRCMQNRLRLGQFVTQRVGATFQENWTDGYAFQELTRRQEEITAEKEEIDRQKKLLMKKRPSNSEGRGKRTSSVAAPTTPQPLHNGTDPPTFLKPDPLPSLTWQEYYEADEILKLRQSALKKEDADLQLEMEKLERERNLHIRELKRIHNEDQSRFSQHPVLSDRYLLLMLLGKGGFSEVHKAFDLREQRYTACKVHQLNKDWKEDKKANYIKHALREYNIHKALDHPRIVKLYDVFEIDGNSFCTVLEYCNGHDLDFYLKQHKTIPEREARSIVMQVVSALKYLNEIKPPVIHYDLKPGNILLTEGNVCGEIKITDFGLSKVMDEENYNPDHGMDLTSQGAGTYWYLPPECFVVGKNPPKISSKVDVWSVGVIFYQCLYGKKPFGHNQSQATILEENTILKATEVQFANKPTVSNEAKSFIRACLAYRKEERIDVFGLARHEYLQPPMPKPRGAPGNTHAHQPAFPPSMYASSSS; from the exons ATGATGCATGATCATAAAAATGGgtcaaactttattaaaattggtcACACCAACGCTTTTTTCAAAA GATCTTCTCATAGTGATAAAGAAGTAGATGCATTAACTCCTGAAAAGTCAGCTGCTATGAGAGGTTCTGCGACTGTACCAGGCAGTGCTTTAGTGCCACCGAGTGGAGCTACACCTACTATAGCAATGCCAGAAAGGAAAAGAAAGCGAAAAG GTGAAGAAGGTGTTGGCGGGGGTGGGGGTGGTGGTAAGCAAAGAAACAATTCGGATAAGAACATTCGTGAATATTTCTCGAAACACCCATCGTCCAGTCCGGTCCGGCACACCGGGGCGAAGTCACCGTCGCCGCAAAGCGCCAATTATCCTATG TACCCACCGTCACCATCATCAATATCATCAATATTGGCTCCGGGAGCTGATTACTTACGTTCCGCCTCGCAACAGCGACCTCACCCTTCTGTTAAACAG aTTCAGACAGAAATGACATGTCAGAGGATACAAGAGTTAGAAACTCAGGCTTCGTCTGACTTAGAgctaagaaataataaaatagatgaaTTAACAAGGACTAATGAAGAGTTGCAACTTCAAGTTCAAGCGCAGAATAAG GCTATCGATCAACATAAAtcacatattaataaatgtatagaggttgtaaaaaagttattaaatgaGAAAAGTACTATAGAAAAGAAAGAGGCTCGGCAGAGATGTATGCAAAACAGATTAAGGCTGGGACAATTTGTGACTCAGCGAGTTGGTGCTACTTTCCAAGAGAACTGGACTGATGGATATGCATTTCAAGAATTAACAAG GCGGCAAGAGGAGATAACGGCTGAGAAGGAGGAGATCGATCGGCAGAAGAAGCTACTGATGAAGAAGCGGCCGTCCAACAGCGAAGGCAGAGGCAAACGCACGTCCAGCGTAGCCGCGCCCACGACCCCCCAGCCCCTGCACAACGGCACCGACCCGCCCACCTTCCTCAAGCCCGACCCTCTACCCAGTCTCACCTGGCAGGAGTACTACGAGGCCGACGAGATCCTGAAG CTACGACAAAGCGCGTTGAAAAAGGAAGATGCTGATTTGCAGCTCGAAATGGAAAAATTGGAGAGGGAAAGAAATCTTCACATCAGAGAATTGAAGAGAATACACAATGAAGATCAGAGTAGATTCTCGCAACATCCAGTGCTGTCTGACAG ATATCTGCTGCTAATGCTGTTGGGCAAGGGTGGTTTTAGTGAGGTCCACAAGGCCTTTGACCTTAGAGAACAGCGCTACACTGCTTGCAAGGTTCACCAGCTCAACAAGGATTGGAAAGAAGACAAGAAGGCCAACTATATCAA ACACGCACTCCGGGAGTACAACATTCACAAGGCCCTTGACCACCCTCGGATCGTGAAGTTGTATGATGTTTTCGAAATTGACGGAAATTCATTTTGTACAGTGCTCGAATATTGCAATGGCCATGATCTTGACTTTTATCTTAAGCAg CATAAGACAATACCGGAACGAGAAGCCAGATCAATAGTGATGCAAGTGGTGTCtgcattaaaatatctaaatgaGATAAAGCCTCCGGTGATACATTATGACCTCAAACCGGGAAATATCTTACTCACCGAGGGAAATGTCTGTGGAGAGATCAAAATCACTGACTTTGGCCTCTCAAAAGTGATGGATGAGGAGAACTATAATCCTGACCATGGAATGGATCTCACCAGCCAAGGGGCTGGTACCTATTG gtATCTTCCCCCCGAGTGCTTCGTGGTCGGCAAGAATCCGCCAAAGATAAGTAGCAAGGTAGACGTGTGGAGCGTGGGTGTAATCTTCTACCAATGCCTCTATGGGAAGAAGCCGTTTGGACACAACCAAAGCCAGGCGACTATCCTCGAGGAGAACACCATCCTAAAGGCAACGGAGGTGCAGTTTGCCAATAAACCCACTGTCAGTAACGAGGCTAAG AGTTTCATCCGCGCCTGCCTGGCCTACCGCAAAGAGGAGCGCATCGACGTGTTCGGGCTGGCGCGGCACGAGTACCTCCAGCCGCCCATGCCCAAGCCCCGGGGCGCCCCCGGCAACACCCACGCCCACCAACCGGCCTTCCCGCCCTCCATGTACGCCAGCTCCTCTTCCTAG
- the LOC123718316 gene encoding serine/threonine-protein kinase tousled-like 2 isoform X6, with product MVSAGAVLVESQRVTEFKPMSAGSQIQMAPQTTVNTGQPVHNNQDSNMSTGSSHSDKEVDALTPEKSAAMRGSATVPGSALVPPSGATPTIAMPERKRKRKGEEGVGGGGGGGKQRNNSDKNIREYFSKHPSSSPVRHTGAKSPSPQSANYPMYPPSPSSISSILAPGADYLRSASQQRPHPSVKQIQTEMTCQRIQELETQASSDLELRNNKIDELTRTNEELQLQVQAQNKAIDQHKSHINKCIEVVKKLLNEKSTIEKKEARQRCMQNRLRLGQFVTQRVGATFQENWTDGYAFQELTRRQEEITAEKEEIDRQKKLLMKKRPSNSEGRGKRTSSVAAPTTPQPLHNGTDPPTFLKPDPLPSLTWQEYYEADEILKLRQSALKKEDADLQLEMEKLERERNLHIRELKRIHNEDQSRFSQHPVLSDRYLLLMLLGKGGFSEVHKAFDLREQRYTACKVHQLNKDWKEDKKANYIKHALREYNIHKALDHPRIVKLYDVFEIDGNSFCTVLEYCNGHDLDFYLKQHKTIPEREARSIVMQVVSALKYLNEIKPPVIHYDLKPGNILLTEGNVCGEIKITDFGLSKVMDEENYNPDHGMDLTSQGAGTYWYLPPECFVVGKNPPKISSKVDVWSVGVIFYQCLYGKKPFGHNQSQATILEENTILKATEVQFANKPTVSNEAKSFIRACLAYRKEERIDVFGLARHEYLQPPMPKPRGAPGNTHAHQPAFPPSMYASSSS from the exons ATGTCAGCTGGCTCACAAATTCAAATGGCACCTCAAACTACTGTCAACACGGGCCAGCCAGTACATAATAATCAGGACTCCAATATGAGCACAG GATCTTCTCATAGTGATAAAGAAGTAGATGCATTAACTCCTGAAAAGTCAGCTGCTATGAGAGGTTCTGCGACTGTACCAGGCAGTGCTTTAGTGCCACCGAGTGGAGCTACACCTACTATAGCAATGCCAGAAAGGAAAAGAAAGCGAAAAG GTGAAGAAGGTGTTGGCGGGGGTGGGGGTGGTGGTAAGCAAAGAAACAATTCGGATAAGAACATTCGTGAATATTTCTCGAAACACCCATCGTCCAGTCCGGTCCGGCACACCGGGGCGAAGTCACCGTCGCCGCAAAGCGCCAATTATCCTATG TACCCACCGTCACCATCATCAATATCATCAATATTGGCTCCGGGAGCTGATTACTTACGTTCCGCCTCGCAACAGCGACCTCACCCTTCTGTTAAACAG aTTCAGACAGAAATGACATGTCAGAGGATACAAGAGTTAGAAACTCAGGCTTCGTCTGACTTAGAgctaagaaataataaaatagatgaaTTAACAAGGACTAATGAAGAGTTGCAACTTCAAGTTCAAGCGCAGAATAAG GCTATCGATCAACATAAAtcacatattaataaatgtatagaggttgtaaaaaagttattaaatgaGAAAAGTACTATAGAAAAGAAAGAGGCTCGGCAGAGATGTATGCAAAACAGATTAAGGCTGGGACAATTTGTGACTCAGCGAGTTGGTGCTACTTTCCAAGAGAACTGGACTGATGGATATGCATTTCAAGAATTAACAAG GCGGCAAGAGGAGATAACGGCTGAGAAGGAGGAGATCGATCGGCAGAAGAAGCTACTGATGAAGAAGCGGCCGTCCAACAGCGAAGGCAGAGGCAAACGCACGTCCAGCGTAGCCGCGCCCACGACCCCCCAGCCCCTGCACAACGGCACCGACCCGCCCACCTTCCTCAAGCCCGACCCTCTACCCAGTCTCACCTGGCAGGAGTACTACGAGGCCGACGAGATCCTGAAG CTACGACAAAGCGCGTTGAAAAAGGAAGATGCTGATTTGCAGCTCGAAATGGAAAAATTGGAGAGGGAAAGAAATCTTCACATCAGAGAATTGAAGAGAATACACAATGAAGATCAGAGTAGATTCTCGCAACATCCAGTGCTGTCTGACAG ATATCTGCTGCTAATGCTGTTGGGCAAGGGTGGTTTTAGTGAGGTCCACAAGGCCTTTGACCTTAGAGAACAGCGCTACACTGCTTGCAAGGTTCACCAGCTCAACAAGGATTGGAAAGAAGACAAGAAGGCCAACTATATCAA ACACGCACTCCGGGAGTACAACATTCACAAGGCCCTTGACCACCCTCGGATCGTGAAGTTGTATGATGTTTTCGAAATTGACGGAAATTCATTTTGTACAGTGCTCGAATATTGCAATGGCCATGATCTTGACTTTTATCTTAAGCAg CATAAGACAATACCGGAACGAGAAGCCAGATCAATAGTGATGCAAGTGGTGTCtgcattaaaatatctaaatgaGATAAAGCCTCCGGTGATACATTATGACCTCAAACCGGGAAATATCTTACTCACCGAGGGAAATGTCTGTGGAGAGATCAAAATCACTGACTTTGGCCTCTCAAAAGTGATGGATGAGGAGAACTATAATCCTGACCATGGAATGGATCTCACCAGCCAAGGGGCTGGTACCTATTG gtATCTTCCCCCCGAGTGCTTCGTGGTCGGCAAGAATCCGCCAAAGATAAGTAGCAAGGTAGACGTGTGGAGCGTGGGTGTAATCTTCTACCAATGCCTCTATGGGAAGAAGCCGTTTGGACACAACCAAAGCCAGGCGACTATCCTCGAGGAGAACACCATCCTAAAGGCAACGGAGGTGCAGTTTGCCAATAAACCCACTGTCAGTAACGAGGCTAAG AGTTTCATCCGCGCCTGCCTGGCCTACCGCAAAGAGGAGCGCATCGACGTGTTCGGGCTGGCGCGGCACGAGTACCTCCAGCCGCCCATGCCCAAGCCCCGGGGCGCCCCCGGCAACACCCACGCCCACCAACCGGCCTTCCCGCCCTCCATGTACGCCAGCTCCTCTTCCTAG